CCTGCGCGATCTGTTGGTCGGCGAAAATCCGCTGGAGACCGATCGCCTTTGGCAAAAAATGTATCGCCGCACAATGTATTGCGGTCGCCGCAGTGTCACGATCACCGCGATGGCGGCGATCGATATGGCGCTCTGGGACCTGAAGGGGAAGTACTTTGGTGAGCCTATACACCGCTTGCTGGGCGGAAAACAGCATGACCGGATTCAGGCCTACGCATCGATCCTGTTTGGCAAAGATGGCGGCGAGACTGCCGCGATCGGTCGACGTTGGCGCGAAGCAGGCTATCGGGCGGTCAAGTTCGGCTGGGAACCGATGGGACCATCCGAAGCGGTCGACGTCGACCTCGTACGAGGCGCTCGTGAGGGGCTCGGTTCCGATGGCACTTTGCTGATCGACGCCGGCTGCGTTTGGGATGCGCGAACGGCGCTGCAGCGAGCTCACGCGTTTCAAGATTTCAAGATTGGCTGGCTAGAAGAACCGCTTCATCCCGACGACTACGAAGGGTATCGCTGGCTGCGTGATCGCTCGCCGGTTCCTATCGCCGGGGGTGAAGAAGAATGCGGACGACAAGCGTTTCGTCCGCTGATCGATGGCCGTTGTCTCGACGTCTACCAGGTCGATCTATCGCGTAACGGATTCACCGAAGCGGCCTATATTCGCCAACGGATCGAGGAAATCGGCGCTCGGCTGTGCAATCATTGCTACACGAGTCCTGTCACCGCTGCAGCCAGCCTGCATTGGCTATCGACCTGTCGTGACGCCTTTTTGTTTGAAGATTGCGTCGAGGATTCTCCGCTGCGTCATGAATTGACGCACGAGAAAATCCAGGCGATCGACGGTTGGATCTGTCCGCCCGATGGACCGGGACTAGGAATTAC
The nucleotide sequence above comes from Blastopirellula sp. J2-11. Encoded proteins:
- a CDS encoding mandelate racemase/muconate lactonizing enzyme family protein; amino-acid sequence: MKITQIICQILRIPQVEAKTASSQDSVLIRVRTDTGLEGIGEADSSPEMVKAVIDAPFSHNIATGLRDLLVGENPLETDRLWQKMYRRTMYCGRRSVTITAMAAIDMALWDLKGKYFGEPIHRLLGGKQHDRIQAYASILFGKDGGETAAIGRRWREAGYRAVKFGWEPMGPSEAVDVDLVRGAREGLGSDGTLLIDAGCVWDARTALQRAHAFQDFKIGWLEEPLHPDDYEGYRWLRDRSPVPIAGGEEECGRQAFRPLIDGRCLDVYQVDLSRNGFTEAAYIRQRIEEIGARLCNHCYTSPVTAAASLHWLSTCRDAFLFEDCVEDSPLRHELTHEKIQAIDGWICPPDGPGLGITLNEDFVNAHRVCESH